In Deltaproteobacteria bacterium GWC2_55_46, a single window of DNA contains:
- a CDS encoding ATP-dependent protease gives MPKVNPLPADQLRWRCSPERFSFGTTSEIPSLQEIIGQDRALRSIDFGLGITNHNYNIFVLGEPGVGKSTTVKDIIEAKAKDEPVPDDWCYVFNFTDADTPMSINLPPGRGTEFSVEMDELVETLRRDIPKVFESKDYEKHRDEILEGQQERTRALFFRLEQKALERGLILKKTVSGLAVVPAKNGKPMGQDEFEGLPAAKRSEIEQDLAVMQDKLSDAIREARNIEKETKDRINALDREVVQYVVNPAINELLEKFKEFTGVVEYLYKVKEDILGNIDDFRPKEEVPLAIGGIRLQKPEPSFERYKVNIFVNNKDAEGAPVVFETNPTYTNLFGRIEYRVQLGVATTDFTMIKAGSVQKANGGYLIVNAMDVLRNIFVYESLKRMIKNREARIEDPWEQYRLVSSTTLKPAPIPVNIKLVIIGEPFIYYLLYNLDSEYRKLFKVKADFDTVMPRTDANIEKYAHFIATRCREEGLLQFDRTGVSSVIELGARLSGDKEKLSAKFNEIANIVVEASYWAGTEGAKNVSEAHVERADAERIYRNSKISDKLRDYIKEDTIMVATGGKVVGQVNGLAVLDPGDFPFGKPSRITARVFMGDAGVVNIEREVKMSGRIHNKALMIFTSFLGERFAQKFPLTLSATITFEQLYEEIEGDSATCTEIYALFSSLSGVPLDQGIAVTGSMNQRGEVQPIGGVNEKIEGFFEICKAKGLTGSQGVIIPSRNVRNLMLKREVVDTVKEGRFAIYPIEHVDEGLEILTGEVAGARDAEGNFPEGTLNFLVEARLKGLARSFKEFGRPPARKELPGGEKGEAAKGIEKKG, from the coding sequence ATGCCGAAAGTAAATCCGTTGCCAGCAGACCAGTTGAGATGGAGATGCAGCCCGGAGAGGTTCTCCTTCGGCACCACCAGCGAGATCCCGTCCCTTCAGGAGATAATAGGGCAGGACAGGGCGCTGCGCTCCATAGATTTCGGCCTCGGGATAACCAACCACAACTATAATATCTTCGTCCTGGGAGAGCCCGGGGTCGGCAAATCGACCACGGTAAAGGACATAATCGAGGCCAAGGCCAAGGACGAGCCTGTACCCGACGACTGGTGTTATGTCTTCAACTTCACCGACGCCGACACCCCCATGTCGATAAACCTGCCGCCGGGCCGTGGCACCGAGTTCTCGGTAGAGATGGACGAGCTGGTGGAAACGCTCCGCAGGGACATCCCCAAGGTCTTCGAGTCAAAGGACTACGAAAAGCACAGGGATGAGATACTCGAAGGGCAGCAGGAGCGCACGAGGGCGCTCTTTTTCCGTCTCGAGCAGAAGGCCCTGGAGCGGGGGCTCATCCTCAAGAAAACGGTAAGCGGCCTGGCGGTCGTGCCGGCCAAGAACGGCAAGCCCATGGGCCAGGATGAGTTCGAAGGGCTGCCTGCCGCGAAAAGGAGCGAGATAGAGCAGGACCTCGCCGTGATGCAGGACAAGCTCTCTGACGCCATCCGCGAGGCAAGGAATATCGAGAAAGAGACCAAGGACAGGATAAACGCCCTGGACAGGGAAGTGGTGCAGTATGTCGTGAATCCGGCAATAAACGAGCTTTTGGAGAAGTTCAAGGAGTTCACGGGGGTAGTCGAGTACCTCTATAAGGTAAAGGAAGATATACTCGGCAACATAGACGACTTCAGGCCCAAGGAAGAGGTCCCTCTCGCCATAGGCGGCATAAGGCTCCAGAAGCCGGAGCCGAGCTTCGAGCGCTACAAGGTCAACATCTTCGTCAACAACAAGGACGCCGAGGGCGCGCCGGTCGTATTCGAGACGAACCCCACCTATACGAACCTCTTCGGGAGGATCGAGTACAGGGTGCAGCTCGGGGTGGCCACGACCGATTTCACCATGATAAAGGCCGGGAGCGTGCAGAAGGCCAACGGCGGCTACCTTATTGTGAACGCCATGGACGTATTGAGGAACATCTTCGTCTACGAGTCCCTTAAAAGGATGATAAAGAACAGGGAGGCGCGCATCGAGGACCCGTGGGAGCAGTACAGGCTCGTATCCTCCACAACTCTGAAGCCAGCGCCCATCCCGGTCAATATAAAGCTCGTCATCATCGGCGAGCCCTTCATCTATTATCTCCTCTATAACCTCGACAGCGAGTACAGGAAGCTCTTCAAGGTAAAGGCCGACTTCGATACCGTCATGCCCAGGACAGACGCGAATATCGAGAAGTACGCTCACTTCATAGCGACCAGGTGCAGGGAGGAAGGCTTGCTGCAGTTCGACCGTACCGGGGTCAGTAGTGTAATAGAGCTCGGGGCGAGGCTCTCGGGGGACAAGGAGAAGCTCTCGGCCAAGTTCAACGAGATAGCCAATATCGTGGTCGAGGCGAGCTACTGGGCCGGGACCGAAGGCGCGAAGAACGTGTCGGAGGCGCACGTAGAGCGCGCCGACGCCGAGAGGATATACAGGAACTCGAAGATATCGGATAAGCTCCGGGACTATATAAAGGAAGATACCATCATGGTCGCCACCGGCGGGAAGGTCGTGGGCCAGGTAAACGGGCTCGCGGTCCTCGACCCCGGGGACTTCCCCTTCGGGAAGCCTTCGAGGATAACCGCCAGGGTCTTCATGGGGGACGCCGGCGTAGTGAACATAGAAAGGGAGGTGAAGATGAGCGGCCGCATACACAACAAGGCCCTCATGATATTCACGAGCTTCCTGGGCGAGCGCTTCGCGCAGAAGTTCCCGCTCACCCTTTCCGCCACCATAACCTTTGAACAGCTATATGAAGAGATAGAGGGCGACAGCGCCACCTGCACCGAGATATACGCCCTTTTCTCCAGCCTCTCCGGCGTTCCGCTCGACCAGGGCATAGCGGTCACCGGTTCCATGAACCAGAGGGGAGAGGTCCAGCCCATAGGGGGCGTGAACGAGAAGATAGAGGGGTTCTTCGAGATCTGCAAGGCAAAGGGGCTCACAGGCTCCCAGGGGGTCATAATCCCGAGCAGGAACGTCAGAAATCTGATGCTCAAGCGAGAGGTGGTGGACACGGTGAAAGAAGGCAGGTTCGCCATATACCCGATCGAGCACGTAGATGAAGGCCTTGAGATCCTCACGGGCGAGGTGGCGGGCGCACGGGACGCGGAAGGCAACTTCCCCGAAGGGACGCTCAACTTCCTCGTAGAGGCGAGGCTTAAAGGGCTGGCGAGGAGCTTTAAAGAGTTTGGCAGGCCGCCAGCCAGAAAAGAGCTGCCAGGCGGAGAGAAGGGCGAGGCGGCAAAGGGGATTGAAAAGAAAGGATAG
- a CDS encoding molybdenum ABC transporter permease subunit, which yields MDIFPLYITVKVSLIATAFTITVGLALAWVMAKRSFLGKGLLDAVIMQPLVIPPTVLGYYLLTVFGRSGWLGGFLENTLGIEVVFTWKGAVVAAFISSLPLFVKPARAALEGVGEELENAARLLGKTELQVIRTVTLPLAWRGILAGAVMAFARATGEFGATLMIAGNIPGLTQTLPIAIYDAVQSGDDYTANVLVGIITLFSFSVLYFAGRFSRLRL from the coding sequence ATGGACATCTTCCCTCTTTACATAACCGTAAAGGTCTCGCTCATCGCGACGGCCTTTACCATCACCGTCGGGCTCGCGCTTGCCTGGGTAATGGCGAAACGGTCGTTCCTGGGCAAGGGGCTCCTTGACGCGGTCATCATGCAGCCGCTTGTCATCCCGCCTACCGTCCTGGGCTATTATCTCCTTACAGTATTCGGCAGGTCAGGCTGGCTCGGCGGCTTCCTTGAAAATACGCTGGGCATAGAGGTGGTCTTTACCTGGAAGGGCGCTGTCGTGGCGGCCTTCATCTCCTCTCTGCCGCTGTTCGTGAAGCCCGCGAGGGCCGCGCTTGAAGGCGTTGGCGAGGAGCTTGAGAACGCGGCGAGGCTCCTGGGGAAGACCGAGCTTCAGGTCATAAGGACCGTAACGCTTCCGCTTGCCTGGAGGGGGATACTCGCCGGGGCTGTCATGGCTTTTGCGCGCGCTACCGGCGAGTTCGGGGCCACCCTGATGATAGCCGGCAACATCCCCGGCCTTACCCAGACCCTGCCGATAGCCATATATGACGCGGTCCAGTCAGGGGACGACTACACCGCCAACGTGCTTGTCGGCATAATAACCCTTTTTTCCTTCTCTGTATTGTACTTCGCTGGCAGGTTCAGCAGGCTGAGGCTTTAA